Proteins co-encoded in one Setaria viridis chromosome 9, Setaria_viridis_v4.0, whole genome shotgun sequence genomic window:
- the LOC117840876 gene encoding LOW QUALITY PROTEIN: uncharacterized protein (The sequence of the model RefSeq protein was modified relative to this genomic sequence to represent the inferred CDS: inserted 2 bases in 2 codons; deleted 2 bases in 1 codon; substituted 1 base at 1 genomic stop codon) — protein sequence MNFRRGTGAGAPAAIANAPAAVAAGSPSAASVQLASFPVWWTSSSPMASPTVGTTKRKSATSPIAPSSEQTPIGRSNAKNKETIDVDADADENPQDPRTDKRLNWTKDEDIRLASAWLRNSKDPVDGIDRKEDQYWADGTKEYNQTTKNCRQRNRNQLKIRWDRVKKPVSEYHGCWIQTNRVYRSGFSDDQLMDLADKMYASTYNDKDFMLKHIWKVVRDERNXSAYVKKMEKKKEKEKGATMPAKVVNLDDNPNIRPMSHKKAKDERYGKKKASDAYSAITEKLDKFIEVSTKARKDREKVSEVQQXFANNKLEAAKLAHKAAQEQVKCKMLETYKELLLAPTSNLSXHASAEREKALESMRMVLFATDN from the exons ATGAATTTCAGGAGAGGCACTGGTGCTGGTGCTCCTGCTGCTATTGCTAATGCTCCTGCCGCCGTTGCTGCTGGATCTCCGTCAGCCGCAAGTGTTCAACTCGCCAGTTTTCCTGTGTGGTGGACAAGCTCATCTCCTATGGCCTCTCCCACTGTAGG AACTACAAAAAGGAAAAGTGCAACTTCTCCAATTGCTCCAAGTTCTGAACAAACCCCGATAGGCAGAAGCAatgcaaaaaataaagaaacaatcGATGTTGATGCGGATGCTGATGAAAACCCTCAAGATCCTAGAACCGACAAGCGATTGAACTGGACGAAAGATGAAGACATTAGATTG GCCAGTGCTTGGTTGCGTAACTCAAAGGACCCGGTTGATGGAATTGACAGAAAGGAAGATCAATATTGGGCGGATGGTACTAAAGAGTACAACCAGACCACAAAGAATTGCCGCCAGAGAAACCGGAACCAACTGAAAATCCGTTGGGATCGTGTTAAGAAACCAGTGAGTGAGTATCATGGTTGCTGGATACAAACCAATAGAGTGTACAGAAGTGGGTTTAGTGATGACCAATTGATGGATCTTGCTGACAAGATGTATGCCTCTACATATAATGATAAAGATTTCATGCTGAAGCATATATGGAAGGTTGTTCGAGATGAAAGGAACTAGTCTGCATATgttaaaaaaatggaaaagaaaaaggagaaggagaagggtgCA ACTATGCCAGCTAAAGTGGTGAATTTGGATGATAATCCTAATATTCGTCCTATGAGTCATAAGAAGGCCAAGGATGAGCGCTATGGGAAAAAGAAGGCATCTGATGCTTATTCAGCTATTACTGAGAAGCTAGACAAGTTCATTGAAGTAAGCACAAAGGCTAGAAAGGACCGTGAGAAGGTGTCAGAGGTGCAAC AATTTGCAAACAACAAGCTTGAAGCGGCCAAGCTTGCACATAAGGCAGCACAAGAACAAGTGAAGTGTAAAATGCTAGAAACTTATAAAGAGCTACTGTTAGCACCCACAAGCAATTTGA CACATGCTTCGGCTGAGAGGGAGAAAGCATTGGAGAGCATGAGGATGGTCTTATTTGCTACAGATAATTAA
- the LOC117838949 gene encoding uncharacterized protein: MEEGSDYYVLRKGDVVAVYKTLRDCQAQICSSVSGPAASAYKGHAWSREKEEYISSRGLSNASYVINATELREDIFGPLVPCSFQEIVGARSNQPAPNHFGIRNGIAYQTGSQSVDLNHEARSSSSRHISPVNFNHSGAVDAQPVSKQYMVGILHFDGASKGNPGKAGAGAVLMTEDGRVISRLREGLGVVTNNVAEYRGLILGLKYAIRHGFKRIKVHGDSQLVCNQVNGVWQTKHQNMMELCNEVRRLKENFLSFEINHVRREWNAEADRQANIGITLANGAVSEERGDF; this comes from the exons ATGGAAGAGGGCAGTGATTACTATGTTCTCAGGAAAGGGGATGTTGTGGCTGTTTACAAAACTCTACGTGACTGTCAAGCTCAGATCTGCTCTTCG GTATCTGGTCCAGCTGCAAGTGCCTACAAGGGTCACGCTTGGAGCAGAGAAAAGGAGGAATATATCTCTTCACGGGGGCTTAGTAATGCTTCTTATGTAATCAATGCAACTGAACTTCGGGAAGATATATTTGGCCCCCTTGTTCCCTGTAGTTTCCAG GAGATAGTTGGTGCTAGATCAAATCAACCAGCTCCAAATCATTTTGGCATCCGTAATGGTATAGCATATCAGACTGGGTCACAGTCTGTTGATCTGAACCAT GAAGCCAGATCTAGTTCCTCCAGGCATATCTCACCAGTAAACTTCAACCACAGTGGAGCTGTTGATGCACAACCTGTCTCCAAACAatat ATGGTGGGTATTCTTCATTTTGATGGTGCTTCAAAAGGAAACCCAGGAAAAGCAGGTGCTGGAGCAGTGCTTATGACCGAAGATGGTAGAGTG ATATCTCGACTTCGTGAGGGTCTTGGTGTTGTTACTAATAATGTTGCGGAGTACCGGGGCCTGATCTTAGGACTGAAATATGCAATTAGGCATGGATTCAAGAGAATCAAAGTACATGGTGACTCTCAACTTGTCTGCAATCAG GTGAACGGCGTTTGGCAAACAAAGCACCAGAACATGATGGAGCTCTGCAATGAAGTGAGAAGGCTGAAAGAGAACTTCCTCTCTTTTGAGATTAACCATGTTCGACGG GAATGGAATGCTGAGGCGGATCGGCAGGCGAACATCGGCATCACGCTTGCCA ATGGCGCTGTTTCGGAGGAGCGCGGTGACTTCTGA
- the LOC117838948 gene encoding uncharacterized protein gives MVVVEVLQGDSAAAVADDLFGSGADLQAFFDHAALDVKASGGGEEGEEELEWLSNKEAFPAVETMASSAPRQRTKGVPPPRWEVGWSPRQAPAVARPPAAGWRCRHCGTDKTPQRREGPEGRSTLCNACGVRYRSGRLVPEYRPASSPTFSPELHSNRHSRVVEMRRRREAAAGASLAAAGKGEEKGNEKLECLSNKGEFLAVQMMAAARPRTEGTRRPRKAVDWPAIAWRPPPPPRAPAVAARRPSQGGGVGVAVDQGRAPGGGDDGVGGCAAAYQGRTAVPADGGLNPAAPLAPAAAPGQQFGTEKTLQRLGGAEGRSTLCNACVVQYRSGCMVPVLPPACSPAFSPELRFDWHNRVEMHRRRERSAKLPPATARAGEKGKEELEWPSNKGVFPAAQAMSPAAAGARPQTKGVRRQRQRQQRRRRRVVELSPPRTPPPLRRRSRCGGEAAAVEQGRVRDGGAAADEVLAAAPAGGGKDPAAPAAAPRTPAVSRRRCRHCGTEKTPQWREGPEGRQTLCNACGVQYKSGRLVPEYRPASSPTFSPGLHSNCHRQVVQLRRRREESAEVSPAAAAVGDK, from the exons atggtggtggtggaagtgCTCCAGGGcgactcggcggcggcggttgcggacGACCTCTTCGGCAGCGGCGCCGACCTCCAGGCCTTCTTTGACCACGCG GCACTGGATGTGAaggctagcggcggcggcgaggaaggggaggaggagctcgagtGGCTTTCGAACAAGGAAGCATTTCCGGCGGTGGAGACGATGGCTTCGTCTGCGCCGCGGCAGCGGACGAAGGGCGTGCCGCCGCCCCGGTGGGAGGTGGGGTGGAGCCCGCGGCAGGCTCCGGCTGTGGCGcggcctccggcggcggggtggcggtGCCGACACTGCGGGACGGATAAGACGCCGCAGCGGCGCGAGGGCCCCGAAGGGCGCAGCACGCTGTGCAACGCGTGCGGCGTGCGGTACAGGAGCGGACGGCTCGTACCGGAGTACCGGCCAGCGAGCAGCCCAACCTTCTCCCCGGAGCTGCACTCCAACCGGCACAGCCGCGTCGTCGAGATGCGCCGccgcagggaggcggcggccggagcctccctcgccgccgctggcaAAGGCGAGGAGAAGGGGAATGAAAAGCTGGAGTGTCTGTCGAACAAAGGCGAATTCTTGGCGGTGcagatgatggcggcggcgcggccgcggacgGAGGGCACGCGGCGGCCCCGGAAGGCAGTGGATTGGCCGGCGATCGCGTggaggccgccgcctcctcctcgggctccggcggtggcggcacggcggcCGAGCCAGGGAGGAGGAGTTGGAGTGGCCGTCGACCAAGGACGCGCCCCCGGCGGTGGTGACGATGGCGTGGGCGGTTGTGCGGCCGCGTACCAAGGACGTACAGCGGTCCCGGCGGATGGCGGCTTGAATCCCGCCGCGCCGCTGGCTCCGGCTGCGGCGCCAGGCCAGCAATTCGGGACGGAGAAGACGCTTCAGCGGCTCGGGGGGGCCGAAGGGCGCAGCACGCTCTGCAACGCGTGTGTCGTGCAGTACAGAAGTGGCTGCATGGTTCCGGTGCTCCCGCCGGCGTGCAGCCCCGCCTTCTCCCCGGAGCTGCGCTTCGATTGGCACAACCGCGTCGAGATGCACCGCCGCCGGGAGCGGTCGGCAAAGCTgccccccgccaccgcccgtgCTGGCGAGAAGGGGAAAGAAGAGCTGGAGTGGCCGTCAAACAAAGGCGTGTTCCCGGCAGCGCAGGCTatgtcaccggcggcggcgggggctcgACCGCAGACGAAGGGCgtgaggcggcagcggcagcggcagcagcggcggcggcggcgtgtggtGGAGCTGAGCCCGccgcgcacgccaccgccgtTGCGGCGACGGAGTCGATGTGGAGGAGAAGCAGCGGCTGTCGAACAAGGTCGCGTTCGTGACGGTGGCGCGGCCGCGGACGAAGTGCTTGCGGCGGCCCCAGCCGGCGGTGGCAAGGATCCCGCCGCACCTGCCGCGGCGCCCCGGACGCCGGCGGTGTcgaggcggcggtgccggcacTGCGGGACGGAGAAGACGCCGCAGTGGCGCGAGGGCCCCGAGGGGCGCCAGACGCTGTGCAACGCGTGCGGCGTGCAGTACAAGAGCGGCCGCCTGGTGCCGGAGTACCGTCCGGCGAGCAGCCCCACCTTCTCCCCGGGCCTGCACTCCAACTGTCACCGCCAGGTCGTccagctgcgccgccgccgcgaggagtCGGCCGAGGTCTCCCCCGCTGCCGCGGCTGTGGGCGACAAGTGA
- the LOC140221120 gene encoding uncharacterized protein, translating into MGFTPFFVVYGAEAVLPSDLDYDAPRVKAFDPDRAAEAQQDTVDLLEEACKTTLIRSTHYQQTHRRYHERKIRGRTLEVGNLVLWRTQTTKDKHKLSPPWEGPYTVAEVIRRGTY; encoded by the coding sequence ATGGGGTTCACCCCCTTCTTCGTGGTATACGGTGCTGAGGCGGTGTTGCCATCCGACCTTGACTACGACGCTCCAAGGGTAAAGGCGTTCGACCCCGACCGAGCTGCGGAGGCTCAACAGGACACGGTCGACCTACTTGAGGAAGCGTGCAAAACGACGCTCATCCGCTCCACCCACTACCAACAAACCCATCGCAGATACCACGAGAGGAAGATCCGGGGAAGAACCCTCGAGGTCGGCAACCTCGTACTTTGGAGGACCCAAACAACCAAGGACAAGCACAAGCTCTCTCCACCATGGGAAGGACCATACACAGTGGCCGAGGTGATCCGCCGAGGCACCTACTGA